The Halalkalibacter krulwichiae genome has a segment encoding these proteins:
- the gcvPB gene encoding aminomethyl-transferring glycine dehydrogenase subunit GcvPB, whose product MTTKDQPLIFERSKPGRVGHSLPTLDIAEQCLEDLLPTEFIREEEPGLPEVSELDIMRHYTALSKRNHGVDSGFYPLGSCTMKYNPKINENVARFEGLAHIHPYQPAEQVQGSLELLYELQSSLAEITGMDEVTLQPAAGAHGEWTGLMMIRAFHEANGDFQRTKVIVPDSAHGTNPASATVAGFESITVRTDENGLVDLDHLREVVGEDTAALMLTNPNTLGLFETYIVEMAKIIHEAGGKLYYDGANSNAILGIARPGDMGFDVVHLNLHKTFTGPHGGGGPGSGPVGVKKDLISFLPKPLIVKRNDRFEFDYDRPQSIGRVKPYYGNYGINVRAYTYIRTMGPDGLRKVSEFAVLNANYMMRRLEPYFDLPYSQHCKHEFVLSGRRQKKLGVRTLDIAKRLLDFGYHPPTIYFPLNVEECMMIEPTETESKETLDEFIEAMIQIAHETEENPEIVQEAPHHTVISRLDETTAARKPILKYEKA is encoded by the coding sequence ATAACAACAAAGGACCAACCATTAATTTTTGAACGTAGTAAGCCAGGCCGCGTTGGCCATAGCCTGCCTACATTAGATATTGCGGAACAATGCTTAGAGGATTTATTACCAACTGAATTTATACGTGAAGAAGAGCCAGGCCTTCCGGAAGTTTCTGAGCTTGATATTATGCGTCATTATACAGCTCTTTCAAAGAGAAATCACGGAGTGGACTCAGGATTTTATCCACTTGGTTCTTGTACGATGAAATATAACCCGAAGATTAATGAGAATGTGGCTCGATTTGAAGGACTTGCTCACATCCACCCATATCAGCCAGCTGAACAAGTGCAGGGGTCTTTGGAATTATTGTATGAACTTCAATCTTCTTTAGCAGAGATTACAGGAATGGACGAAGTGACACTACAACCAGCAGCTGGAGCTCATGGTGAGTGGACTGGTCTTATGATGATTCGTGCATTTCATGAAGCCAATGGAGATTTTCAACGTACGAAAGTGATTGTACCTGATTCAGCTCATGGTACAAATCCTGCTTCTGCAACTGTTGCCGGTTTTGAATCGATAACAGTACGTACAGATGAAAATGGTCTTGTCGATCTTGATCATTTAAGAGAAGTTGTTGGAGAAGATACGGCTGCTTTAATGTTAACAAACCCTAATACGCTTGGATTATTTGAGACATATATCGTTGAAATGGCGAAAATTATCCACGAGGCGGGAGGGAAACTATATTACGACGGAGCAAATTCAAATGCAATTTTAGGGATTGCTAGACCAGGAGATATGGGATTTGACGTAGTCCATTTAAATCTCCATAAAACATTCACAGGTCCACACGGTGGTGGCGGTCCTGGATCAGGTCCTGTTGGAGTGAAAAAAGACCTCATTTCATTTTTGCCTAAGCCTCTTATTGTAAAAAGAAATGATCGTTTTGAATTCGATTATGATCGTCCACAGTCGATCGGTCGAGTTAAACCATATTACGGAAATTACGGAATAAACGTGCGTGCTTATACGTATATTCGGACAATGGGACCAGACGGGTTACGGAAAGTTTCTGAATTTGCTGTATTAAATGCTAATTATATGATGCGTAGATTAGAGCCTTATTTTGACTTGCCATATAGCCAACATTGCAAACATGAATTTGTATTATCGGGACGTCGTCAGAAGAAATTAGGCGTTCGGACGTTAGATATTGCCAAGAGACTATTAGACTTTGGTTATCATCCACCGACCATTTATTTCCCTTTAAATGTAGAAGAATGCATGATGATTGAACCAACGGAGACAGAATCGAAAGAAACTTTAGATGAGTTTATTGAAGCAATGATTCAAATTGCACATGAAACCGAAGAGAATCCTGAAATTGTTCAAGAAGCTCCACATCATACAGTGATCTCTCGACTTGATGAAACAACTGCTGCTAGAAAACCGATCTTAAAATATGAAAAAGCATAA
- the gcvPA gene encoding aminomethyl-transferring glycine dehydrogenase subunit GcvPA — MNHRYLPMTETDQAEMLKTIGVESIEELFSDIPKEIRFKGNLNIKEALKEPELVSYFQGLANKNVSIKQKPSFLGAGVYEHYIPSIVDHVISRSEFYTAYTPYQPEISQGELQAIFEFQTMICELTGMDLANSSMYDGPTALAEAAMLSAGQTKKKTILVSKAVHPEARAVLQTNATGQRLNVIEIDTKNGVTDLEKLKQVYGDDTACVVVQYPNFFGNLEPLAELEELTHSGKAMFVVSSNPLSLGLLKPPGQFGADIVVGDAQPFGISTQFGGPHCGYFATTKKLMRKVPGRLVGQTTDEHGQRGFVLTLQAREQHIRREKATSNICSNQALNALAASVAMTAIGKKGVKEMAYQNVQKAAYLKRQLKEHGVEIVHEQPTFNEFVVLVNKPVADVNAQLFEKGFIGGYDLGRDCEELEGQMLIAVTEVRTKEELDCFAKELGALV, encoded by the coding sequence ATGAATCACCGTTATTTACCAATGACAGAGACTGATCAAGCAGAAATGCTAAAAACGATTGGTGTCGAATCCATAGAGGAACTTTTTTCAGACATTCCGAAAGAGATCAGGTTTAAAGGAAATCTAAATATTAAAGAGGCATTAAAAGAACCAGAGCTAGTCTCTTATTTTCAAGGTTTAGCAAATAAAAATGTTTCAATTAAACAAAAACCTTCCTTTTTAGGGGCGGGCGTTTATGAACATTACATTCCATCAATTGTTGATCATGTCATTTCTCGATCTGAGTTTTATACGGCTTATACACCATATCAGCCAGAAATTTCACAAGGTGAACTACAGGCTATTTTTGAATTTCAGACAATGATTTGTGAATTAACAGGAATGGATTTAGCGAATTCTTCGATGTATGATGGCCCAACAGCATTAGCTGAGGCAGCGATGTTGAGTGCCGGACAAACAAAGAAGAAGACAATCTTAGTATCAAAGGCTGTGCATCCAGAAGCTCGAGCTGTTCTACAAACGAATGCAACAGGTCAACGTTTAAATGTTATTGAAATTGATACGAAGAACGGGGTAACCGATCTTGAGAAACTAAAGCAAGTATATGGTGATGATACGGCTTGTGTTGTCGTACAATATCCAAACTTCTTTGGTAATTTAGAACCGTTAGCTGAGCTAGAAGAACTCACACATAGTGGAAAAGCAATGTTCGTTGTATCAAGTAATCCACTTTCACTTGGATTATTAAAGCCGCCGGGGCAATTCGGGGCCGATATTGTTGTCGGAGATGCTCAGCCATTTGGAATCTCAACTCAATTTGGCGGACCCCACTGCGGCTATTTTGCGACAACGAAAAAGTTAATGCGAAAAGTACCTGGAAGGTTAGTTGGGCAAACAACAGATGAACATGGTCAAAGAGGATTTGTTTTAACGTTGCAAGCACGTGAACAACACATTAGAAGAGAAAAAGCGACATCAAATATTTGTTCTAACCAAGCATTAAATGCTTTAGCAGCATCTGTAGCAATGACAGCTATCGGAAAAAAAGGCGTAAAAGAAATGGCTTATCAAAATGTTCAAAAGGCTGCTTATTTAAAGCGACAACTGAAGGAACACGGAGTAGAAATAGTACATGAACAACCAACATTTAATGAATTTGTTGTTTTAGTCAATAAGCCTGTGGCTGATGTGAATGCACAATTATTTGAAAAAGGTTTTATCGGAGGCTATGATCTTGGTCGCGATTGTGAGGAGTTAGAAGGTCAGATGCTTATAGCGGTTACAGAAGTACGTACAAAAGAAGAACTTGATTGCTTTGCAAAAGAATTGGGGGCTTTAGTATGA